The following are from one region of the Myxococcales bacterium genome:
- a CDS encoding bi-domain-containing oxidoreductase, with the protein MDLAKKSLWGKAKARPDLVRKLMAKASRDGLIATVEAARRKLDSPIPLGYSCSGIVLAVGEGVEAIPVGARVACAGAKVANHAEMNLVPQNLCALIPAEATDEAGAFVTVGAIALQGVRQAQPTLGETFAVIGLGLIGQLAVQLLRANGCRVLGVDLDPRKVALAERLGAERAMTRNQDVLGAAAAMTGGRGVDGVVITAATSSNDPIQLAGDLCRDRGRVVAVGAVGMDVPRRPYYDKEIALYQSRSYGPGRYDPVYEELGMDYPIGYVRWTEKRNMEAFLQLAAEGRIDVEPLISHRFLIGDAESAYELIGPGRPADVPEPLGILLTYPIEEQEFGRTIEMPAANVRRRGNVRIGFAGAGNFASGVLIPALAETPHVSLSAIASARGFTATHLAEHYGFSFATTDLEALLGENTDAVVISTRHNLHAAQATAALKAGKHVFVEKPLALDEDELGDVLAAQKETGKLLMVGFNRRFSPLAVQMQQSFLGHRGPLVMHYRVNAGTLPADSWIYDPAVGGGRIVGEACHFIDLMSFIAGASVVEVYAKAVAPKAGVRADENVILTITYADGSIGSIHYVATGDTATGKERLEVIGEGACAYLEDFRFLDLHRNGKSKYVRKLSQDKGHKAELAAFVEAVRQGGPAPIPIESLSATTRATFAAMRSLATGLSVSVAI; encoded by the coding sequence ATGGACCTCGCCAAGAAGTCCCTTTGGGGGAAAGCCAAGGCCCGCCCCGACCTGGTTCGTAAGCTTATGGCGAAGGCCTCGCGCGACGGCCTGATAGCCACGGTGGAGGCAGCTCGCCGAAAGCTCGATTCGCCGATCCCGCTGGGATACTCCTGTTCAGGCATCGTGCTGGCCGTAGGAGAAGGCGTGGAAGCCATTCCTGTCGGGGCTCGCGTGGCTTGTGCCGGAGCGAAAGTGGCCAACCATGCCGAGATGAATTTAGTCCCTCAGAACCTTTGTGCACTAATTCCCGCAGAAGCCACGGATGAGGCGGGCGCGTTCGTTACCGTGGGTGCGATTGCTCTGCAGGGGGTTCGGCAGGCCCAACCAACCCTGGGAGAGACCTTTGCCGTAATTGGCTTGGGCCTCATCGGCCAACTTGCGGTGCAGCTGCTGCGGGCAAATGGATGTCGCGTATTGGGCGTCGACCTCGATCCGCGGAAAGTGGCGCTTGCCGAGCGCCTCGGGGCCGAGCGGGCGATGACGCGCAACCAGGATGTCTTGGGCGCCGCTGCGGCCATGACAGGCGGACGGGGCGTCGACGGAGTCGTCATTACGGCAGCCACTTCGTCCAACGACCCCATCCAGCTCGCTGGCGATCTTTGTCGCGACCGCGGCCGAGTCGTGGCAGTGGGCGCCGTAGGCATGGACGTGCCCCGTCGCCCTTACTACGACAAGGAGATTGCGCTTTACCAAAGCCGATCCTACGGGCCTGGGAGATACGATCCGGTCTACGAAGAGCTTGGAATGGACTATCCTATCGGGTACGTCCGCTGGACCGAGAAGCGCAACATGGAGGCCTTCCTCCAGCTTGCAGCCGAGGGCCGAATCGACGTTGAGCCGCTAATCAGCCACAGGTTTCTCATTGGCGATGCTGAGTCGGCCTACGAACTCATCGGCCCCGGACGCCCCGCCGATGTTCCCGAACCGCTCGGCATCCTACTCACCTATCCCATTGAGGAACAGGAGTTCGGGCGCACGATCGAGATGCCCGCCGCAAACGTTCGGAGACGAGGGAATGTCCGCATCGGCTTCGCCGGGGCTGGAAACTTTGCTTCCGGCGTACTGATTCCAGCCCTTGCCGAAACGCCCCACGTAAGCCTTTCGGCGATCGCTTCCGCGCGCGGGTTTACGGCCACGCACCTTGCGGAACACTATGGATTTTCATTCGCCACAACGGACCTCGAGGCTCTCTTGGGCGAAAACACGGATGCTGTGGTGATTTCTACGCGGCACAATTTGCACGCCGCACAGGCCACTGCGGCTCTGAAGGCTGGTAAACACGTTTTTGTCGAGAAGCCACTTGCCCTTGACGAAGACGAGCTCGGGGACGTGCTCGCTGCGCAAAAGGAAACAGGGAAGCTTCTCATGGTGGGGTTCAACCGTCGCTTCTCGCCGCTAGCGGTGCAGATGCAGCAGTCCTTCTTGGGACACCGCGGGCCCCTTGTGATGCACTATCGAGTGAACGCGGGCACATTGCCTGCTGATTCGTGGATCTACGATCCTGCCGTGGGAGGTGGCCGTATCGTTGGAGAAGCCTGCCACTTCATTGATCTGATGTCGTTTATCGCAGGGGCCTCCGTTGTCGAGGTTTATGCCAAAGCCGTGGCCCCGAAGGCTGGGGTTCGCGCCGACGAGAACGTGATCCTCACCATCACGTATGCTGACGGGTCCATCGGCAGCATTCACTACGTGGCCACGGGTGATACCGCAACCGGCAAGGAGCGCCTGGAGGTGATCGGCGAGGGGGCCTGTGCCTACCTCGAGGACTTCCGCTTTCTGGACCTGCACAGAAACGGTAAGTCAAAGTACGTTCGAAAGCTATCTCAGGACAAAGGGCACAAGGCTGAGCTCGCAGCGTTCGTGGAGGCTGTTCGTCAGGGGGGCCCGGCGCCGATTCCCATTGAGTCGCTCTCGGCCACCACACGAGCCACTTTCGCGGCTATGCGGTCTTTGGCCACAGGACTGAGTGTGAGTGTGGCTATCTGA
- a CDS encoding FkbM family methyltransferase, producing the protein MVESVDGVKFALQTRDLIDFSVLYTKGHQSQLISYLSSRLQGPNRVFWDVGANVGAISLPVAARAPKARVFCFEPSPGVYGRLKENLSLNPTLSERIAARDWALSDLDGETCFFVSNEEFNSGVGGLGTAPNREKHGTTVRVFRADSLVERADIEPPDVVKIDVEGFEMEVLRGFGEALLGREGIELVFEHQMYRLLERQRGPEEVTNYLRMRGFKLFVLDQTSVTFSLRTLVPDDLGRDCDIVARR; encoded by the coding sequence TTGGTTGAGTCCGTCGATGGGGTCAAGTTCGCGCTTCAGACCCGCGACCTCATCGACTTCAGTGTCCTCTATACGAAGGGGCATCAATCGCAGCTGATTTCTTACCTGTCTTCGAGACTACAGGGCCCGAATCGTGTTTTCTGGGACGTTGGCGCAAATGTAGGGGCAATCTCGCTCCCGGTCGCCGCGCGTGCCCCCAAGGCGAGGGTGTTCTGTTTTGAGCCTTCTCCGGGTGTTTATGGCCGCTTGAAAGAGAACCTCTCCTTAAACCCGACCCTATCGGAACGCATAGCTGCACGAGATTGGGCATTGTCCGACTTGGATGGTGAGACTTGCTTCTTCGTCAGTAACGAGGAGTTCAATAGCGGGGTAGGCGGGCTAGGTACCGCGCCTAACCGGGAGAAGCATGGAACAACCGTACGGGTCTTTCGCGCAGACTCTCTAGTCGAGCGGGCCGATATCGAGCCTCCCGACGTCGTGAAGATTGATGTTGAGGGCTTTGAAATGGAGGTTCTCCGGGGGTTCGGCGAAGCCTTACTAGGACGCGAGGGTATAGAGCTAGTTTTTGAGCACCAAATGTACCGGCTTCTAGAAAGACAACGAGGTCCTGAAGAAGTGACGAACTACCTGCGAATGCGGGGTTTCAAGCTATTCGTTTTAGACCAGACATCAGTTACCTTCTCCTTAAGGACTCTCGTCCCCGACGACTTGGGAAGGGATTGTGACATCGTGGCGCGCAGGTGA
- a CDS encoding polysaccharide biosynthesis tyrosine autokinase, translated as MIEANRSGVTPGGDPSMVAELNHYLRLVLLGWRWIVGTLVVSVVVGALWTFRQPKVFEASCAVVIDPSAPQVLSGIKDVVELGTGTYWANKEFYETQYRVIRSNDVVGRAVDRLAGTLNGPDQRAKLLQRISRSLTVTPIKDSRIATITVRDKDPKSAADFANAIADSYMDFNLELKLDGSKSASIWLGDQVVKLRQSLESSEKELYEYRAKNNLLDIDLDARQGMTNQNLSALNDRLADARTRRIELESERKIINQSMATIDAQEALPDIRQNAVVQDIKRAFIELRKTLAELQSKYGEQHPRVTSVNEQLQTLETEYRGEMKQVLESKEKAYLSVVETEHALNRYMEAEKKSAIELAKMELPYRQLLRDTETNRKLFDLVTQREKETGLTGMIRTNNVRILERAVSNPIPVRPRVVWNLLVFAASGALVGFVIAFVVDSLDRSLKDQEQTEETLGVPVLGIVPLVGEGRGQLTREVDLGVHLNPRSSAAESCRSIRTNLLFLSPETKLRCLVVTSPGPQEGKTTTAISLAITMAQSGSSVVLVDTDMRRPRVHKSFQLPNNKGISSVIVGEARLEEALQSTEVPNLTILSCGPIPPNPAELLHSSVFKGLLSALKQQFEFVIFDSPPTSAVTDPAIIGNLTDGVLLVVRANHTRKDAALFARRQLVDAKAKILGAIVNRVDLQRGSYSKYSYYYRTYSSYQA; from the coding sequence GTGATAGAGGCAAACAGGTCTGGTGTGACACCTGGAGGCGATCCCTCGATGGTGGCGGAACTCAATCACTATCTACGCCTGGTGCTGCTCGGATGGCGCTGGATAGTAGGCACGCTTGTGGTTTCCGTTGTGGTCGGGGCACTTTGGACGTTCCGCCAACCTAAGGTCTTCGAGGCATCTTGTGCCGTTGTGATTGACCCGTCTGCTCCACAAGTCCTAAGCGGTATAAAGGACGTGGTCGAACTCGGCACCGGCACCTACTGGGCGAACAAGGAATTCTACGAGACTCAATACAGAGTTATCCGGTCGAACGACGTGGTTGGCAGAGCCGTTGACCGCTTGGCGGGGACGCTCAACGGTCCAGACCAGAGAGCCAAGCTACTTCAGAGAATTAGTAGGAGTTTGACCGTCACGCCGATCAAGGATTCTCGGATTGCGACGATTACTGTTCGAGACAAGGACCCAAAGTCGGCCGCTGACTTTGCGAACGCCATCGCCGACTCTTATATGGACTTCAATTTAGAGCTAAAGCTGGACGGCTCAAAGTCGGCGTCTATTTGGCTGGGCGACCAAGTCGTGAAGCTTAGGCAATCCCTGGAGTCCTCCGAAAAAGAGCTTTACGAGTATCGGGCCAAAAACAACCTGCTCGATATCGACTTAGACGCTCGGCAGGGCATGACGAATCAGAACCTGTCAGCGTTAAACGATCGACTTGCAGACGCACGAACCCGCCGGATCGAACTTGAGTCTGAGAGAAAAATAATCAACCAGTCAATGGCGACTATCGACGCGCAGGAAGCGCTGCCGGACATTCGCCAGAATGCAGTGGTTCAGGACATAAAGAGGGCATTCATAGAATTGAGGAAGACGCTGGCCGAATTACAATCAAAGTACGGCGAGCAGCATCCGCGCGTGACATCAGTCAACGAGCAATTGCAGACGCTTGAGACTGAGTACCGCGGAGAAATGAAGCAGGTCCTCGAGTCCAAAGAAAAGGCGTATCTTTCTGTGGTTGAGACGGAGCACGCACTCAATCGCTACATGGAAGCGGAAAAGAAGTCGGCAATTGAGCTTGCGAAGATGGAACTCCCCTACCGTCAGCTCCTTCGAGACACCGAAACGAACCGGAAGCTGTTCGACCTCGTGACTCAGAGGGAAAAGGAGACTGGCCTCACGGGGATGATACGAACCAACAACGTCCGCATTCTTGAGCGCGCCGTTTCTAACCCTATCCCGGTGCGGCCTAGAGTTGTTTGGAATCTGTTGGTATTCGCGGCATCTGGGGCGCTCGTAGGGTTCGTGATTGCCTTCGTCGTTGATAGCCTCGACCGGAGTCTCAAGGACCAAGAGCAGACCGAAGAAACGTTGGGCGTACCCGTACTCGGGATAGTGCCTTTGGTTGGTGAAGGTCGAGGACAGTTGACCAGAGAGGTTGACCTTGGTGTTCATCTGAACCCTAGGTCGTCGGCAGCTGAGTCGTGTCGTTCGATCCGAACAAACCTCCTCTTTCTTTCTCCCGAAACCAAGCTTAGGTGTTTAGTAGTGACTAGCCCGGGTCCTCAAGAGGGCAAAACGACAACTGCGATTAGCCTTGCGATAACAATGGCCCAGTCGGGAAGCTCAGTTGTCCTTGTCGATACCGACATGAGACGACCTCGGGTACATAAGTCATTCCAACTTCCGAATAACAAAGGCATTTCGTCTGTGATCGTCGGCGAAGCCAGACTAGAGGAAGCTCTTCAGTCGACCGAGGTTCCAAACCTAACGATCCTTAGTTGTGGGCCGATTCCACCGAACCCCGCTGAGCTTCTCCATTCTAGTGTGTTCAAGGGACTTCTTTCCGCACTTAAGCAGCAGTTCGAGTTTGTGATATTCGATTCGCCACCAACTTCTGCCGTCACGGATCCCGCCATAATTGGAAACCTTACCGACGGGGTCTTGTTGGTAGTGAGGGCAAATCATACCCGAAAAGATGCGGCACTTTTTGCGCGGCGGCAGCTCGTCGACGCCAAAGCAAAGATCCTCGGGGCAATCGTCAACCGAGTCGACCTCCAACGAGGGAGTTACTCCAAGTATTCGTACTACTACCGAACCTATTCCAGTTACCAAGCTTGA
- a CDS encoding DUF268 domain-containing protein, translating to MITRAKEALKKTSRLSETVLGFSPIGLKRFANLPRFLRDVREYRNQDKSGQFPLRFDQLYPILSDFYEAAGATRGHYFMQDLWVARQIYKARPAEHVDIGSRIDGFIAHVLSFMPLTMIDIRPLPVRIEGLNFVQAESATIAEHFPNGALSVSSLHAVEHFGLGRYGDPVDPEGWRKGVETLKGLVAPGGTLYFSAPVGRERVEFNAHRVFSPDTILAAFAPLQLAAFAAIGDDGEFSEGGDPRALREAAYACGIFVFKRAH from the coding sequence ATGATTACAAGGGCTAAGGAAGCGCTCAAGAAGACGAGTAGGCTCAGTGAAACTGTTTTGGGTTTTTCTCCGATTGGACTCAAGCGGTTCGCGAATTTACCTCGATTCTTGAGGGATGTCCGTGAGTACCGAAACCAGGACAAGTCGGGACAGTTCCCACTGCGTTTTGACCAGCTATACCCGATCCTTTCGGACTTCTATGAAGCGGCCGGCGCGACGCGAGGGCACTACTTCATGCAGGATTTGTGGGTGGCAAGGCAGATCTACAAAGCGCGGCCCGCCGAGCACGTCGATATCGGATCTCGCATTGATGGTTTCATTGCGCATGTTCTCTCGTTTATGCCGCTTACGATGATCGATATACGTCCACTTCCTGTTCGTATCGAGGGCTTGAACTTCGTTCAAGCTGAGAGTGCGACCATCGCAGAGCACTTCCCCAATGGAGCGCTTTCGGTGTCTAGTCTTCATGCGGTAGAGCATTTCGGTTTGGGCAGGTATGGAGACCCAGTAGATCCCGAGGGCTGGAGGAAAGGGGTGGAGACCCTAAAGGGTCTAGTGGCACCGGGCGGAACCCTGTACTTTTCCGCGCCCGTCGGGAGAGAGCGAGTGGAGTTCAATGCCCATCGTGTCTTTTCGCCGGATACGATCCTGGCCGCCTTCGCGCCGCTTCAACTCGCAGCGTTCGCAGCAATCGGGGATGATGGTGAGTTCTCGGAAGGTGGAGACCCAAGGGCGCTTAGGGAAGCTGCTTACGCGTGCGGCATCTTTGTTTTTAAGAGGGCGCACTGA
- a CDS encoding alpha-1,2-fucosyltransferase, translating into MDYITEPTILRYAPILEKEQLAPLTFLEGYWQSEKYFQSSASQIRDELAMIEPPGGYDRTLRRKIESTATPVAVHARRLYSLTQGQGADPLSHEDSRSLKREYYENAITRILESSPNCHFFCFGDAPEWFAANMPKRVPFTIVDQRHHVAASGLHDFWMMRQCRHFVISNSTFSWWAAWLGRHPDKMVICPEAKRWDNQDTVPSSWTSLTG; encoded by the coding sequence GTGGACTACATCACGGAACCGACCATCCTCCGTTATGCTCCGATACTTGAAAAGGAGCAGCTGGCTCCCCTGACCTTCCTCGAAGGATATTGGCAGTCTGAAAAGTACTTTCAGAGCAGCGCTTCTCAAATCAGAGACGAACTAGCAATGATCGAGCCTCCCGGAGGCTACGATCGGACGCTTCGCCGAAAGATAGAGAGTACTGCTACGCCAGTCGCGGTTCATGCAAGAAGGCTTTACTCACTCACGCAGGGGCAAGGAGCGGACCCGCTATCGCATGAGGATTCTCGATCCCTCAAGAGGGAATACTATGAGAACGCAATCACGCGTATTCTTGAGTCGAGTCCGAACTGCCACTTCTTTTGCTTTGGAGATGCGCCGGAGTGGTTCGCGGCGAATATGCCAAAGCGGGTGCCATTTACGATAGTCGACCAGCGTCATCATGTGGCCGCCAGTGGGCTTCATGACTTTTGGATGATGCGCCAATGCCGTCACTTTGTAATCTCGAACAGTACGTTCAGCTGGTGGGCAGCATGGCTAGGTAGACATCCAGACAAGATGGTAATCTGTCCAGAAGCTAAACGGTGGGACAATCAAGATACCGTCCCTTCGTCGTGGACATCGCTGACTGGGTAA
- a CDS encoding glycosyltransferase, producing the protein MPAPRLTYLVNTYNKLPFLRHALPRLLDEVEDDEEVVVVDGSSSDGTQDFIASLQKDHRIDQFTSEKDAGEAHGWNRGMLRARGDLIKLISDDDVFHYPAIRVCRTFMEDHPEIDVLWSQGAGLQLGSRSLPSAGNDGVSFRRWKEGKGPLFLCGLGLMFRRSSLAMTGLFNTSSKRIDAELSLRLSTSRCKQVWYASPLFVRLENPQSNAVKFGRRMLREEVAFKASHHLLSGTLPRLDETVGLARLSLRSALSTVADGVTGGSRKLHNPCTDGDIETAYDTSAKWLAEEFSRSSLEACFE; encoded by the coding sequence ATGCCTGCACCTCGTCTGACGTATCTGGTCAATACCTACAACAAGCTTCCCTTTCTGAGACATGCTCTTCCCCGTCTCCTAGACGAAGTGGAGGATGACGAAGAGGTTGTCGTAGTCGACGGATCTAGCTCGGACGGAACACAAGATTTCATTGCATCGCTTCAGAAAGACCATCGAATCGATCAGTTCACTTCCGAAAAAGATGCGGGAGAAGCGCATGGATGGAACCGCGGAATGCTCCGCGCCCGGGGAGACCTGATCAAACTCATCTCGGACGATGATGTTTTTCATTATCCTGCGATCCGGGTCTGCCGGACATTCATGGAGGACCATCCCGAAATCGATGTTCTCTGGTCCCAAGGGGCGGGACTGCAGCTAGGCTCGCGAAGCTTACCGTCTGCTGGAAACGATGGTGTCTCGTTTCGGCGCTGGAAAGAGGGGAAGGGGCCGCTTTTCCTGTGCGGCCTGGGTCTAATGTTTCGCCGGTCTTCGCTGGCTATGACTGGTCTCTTCAATACCAGTAGCAAGCGCATCGATGCCGAACTGTCGTTACGGTTATCTACAAGTCGCTGCAAGCAGGTGTGGTACGCATCCCCACTGTTCGTACGTCTTGAAAACCCACAAAGCAATGCTGTGAAGTTTGGCAGAAGGATGTTGCGCGAAGAAGTGGCATTCAAAGCGTCTCATCATCTCCTTAGCGGGACACTTCCCCGTCTGGACGAAACCGTCGGCCTTGCCCGACTTTCGTTGCGGTCGGCACTTTCCACCGTTGCTGACGGAGTCACGGGGGGCTCCCGCAAACTCCATAATCCCTGCACGGATGGGGATATCGAAACTGCTTACGATACTTCTGCGAAATGGCTTGCGGAAGAGTTCAGCCGCTCGTCACTCGAAGCTTGCTTCGAGTGA
- a CDS encoding NAD-dependent epimerase/dehydratase family protein translates to MTAEKNFMVLGASGFVGRHVVDALKKSGFEVSAISRKDCDLRDVGQVKRLLASTPCRVIVNCAAHVGSLVYVTEQAATVVEDNMRLLLALYRATAEVSPETLIVNPVANCAFPAHLEKFTEGDLWSGPLHRSVMSYGSTRRMMMILSECFEMQHGVKSLSLFVPNMYGPYESTDPTKAHALSALVSKVVKAKRLGERKLEVWGTGIAIREWLYAPDFARIVAEVLGEDLALPAAFNVAQASGLSVRELVDILVEETGFSGEIIWDRSKPDGAPIKVMDDELFRRVFPAFKFTPIREGIASTASYYESVFPY, encoded by the coding sequence ATGACCGCAGAGAAGAACTTTATGGTGTTGGGCGCCTCAGGTTTCGTGGGACGCCACGTGGTGGACGCACTTAAGAAAAGTGGTTTCGAGGTTTCGGCCATTTCGAGAAAGGATTGCGACCTGCGGGATGTCGGCCAGGTCAAGCGCCTCCTGGCTTCTACCCCTTGTCGAGTGATCGTCAACTGTGCTGCCCACGTAGGGAGTCTCGTATATGTAACGGAGCAAGCCGCAACAGTCGTCGAAGACAACATGCGCCTTCTCCTCGCGCTGTATAGGGCGACTGCGGAGGTGAGCCCAGAGACTCTTATCGTCAACCCTGTCGCAAACTGCGCCTTCCCTGCGCACCTCGAAAAGTTTACCGAAGGAGACCTTTGGAGTGGTCCGCTGCACCGATCGGTGATGTCTTACGGCAGCACTCGCCGCATGATGATGATCCTTTCCGAATGCTTTGAGATGCAGCACGGGGTTAAATCCCTCAGCTTGTTTGTCCCCAACATGTACGGGCCGTATGAGTCCACCGACCCGACGAAGGCTCATGCGCTGTCAGCCCTGGTTAGTAAGGTCGTGAAGGCAAAGCGATTGGGCGAAAGAAAACTTGAGGTTTGGGGGACCGGCATTGCGATACGGGAGTGGTTGTATGCCCCAGATTTCGCTAGGATTGTGGCCGAAGTACTTGGCGAGGACTTAGCTTTGCCGGCCGCGTTCAACGTCGCGCAAGCGTCTGGCCTGTCCGTGAGAGAGCTTGTCGACATTCTCGTTGAGGAGACCGGATTTTCCGGCGAAATCATATGGGACCGCTCAAAGCCGGACGGAGCACCGATAAAGGTCATGGACGACGAGCTGTTTCGCAGGGTTTTTCCCGCGTTCAAGTTCACTCCGATCCGAGAAGGAATCGCGTCGACTGCTTCGTACTACGAGTCTGTGTTCCCTTATTGA